Within the Streptomyces sp. NBC_00554 genome, the region TCCGGGGCCGCGAGGACGGCGGTGAGAACGGATGTGAGGCGAGGGGCCGCGTGGGTGCGGGCGAAGGCGCTGCCTAGCCATTTCCCGTACGGCGGGTAGCGGCGGTCCATCAGGAGGCACAGCCGCATCAGGTCGCGGACGAGGCGGGCGGCGACGACGGCTGAGCCGAGCTCGTCGCCCACTTCCCCGCAGCGGCCGACGAATGCCTCTTCCTGGGAGATGCGCTTCCACTGGCAGGCCAAGACGTGGAGGAAGACGTCGTGCGGATACCAGCGGAGGGTGTGGCGTAGGGGGCCGAGTTCGTGGAGGCCGTCGTGGAAGACAGCGCCGCCGGTGACCTCGCCGAGAAGCTGGGTGGGGGTGGCCAGCCAGTCCGACGGGGTGATGCCCTGCGACGGGTCGAAGCCCAGGACGTCGGTGAACCAGGCCGCACGATGGGTGACTTCGATGCGGTGGTGGACTGGTCCGTCGGTGGCTTCCATGACCCGGATGTCCCCGTCGCCGGTGGGCGCGAAGTGGGTGGGGTATCCCGCGAAGGTCTTCGGGAGGTGTTCGGCGAGCAGGTGTCTGATGCGTCCGCCGTGCCGGGAGACGTCCCGGCGACGGAGGAAGAGCTGCACGCGCGGGCCCCATTCGTGGTCCGCCGAGCGCGCGGTGTCGAAGCCGAGGACCTCCGAACCACTCCCCAGACGGGCAGCGGAGTGCGGGATTCCGGGGG harbors:
- a CDS encoding DUF4037 domain-containing protein, with the translated sequence MPTFIPGLELSRRFYTDAVRPLLEEAAPGIPHSAARLGSGSEVLGFDTARSADHEWGPRVQLFLRRRDVSRHGGRIRHLLAEHLPKTFAGYPTHFAPTGDGDIRVMEATDGPVHHRIEVTHRAAWFTDVLGFDPSQGITPSDWLATPTQLLGEVTGGAVFHDGLHELGPLRHTLRWYPHDVFLHVLACQWKRISQEEAFVGRCGEVGDELGSAVVAARLVRDLMRLCLLMDRRYPPYGKWLGSAFARTHAAPRLTSVLTAVLAAPDWHTRERHLAHSYEIVAGIHNQLHLTDRVDPATRPYHSRPFQVLCAERFTKALTARITDPALRDLPTVGAVDQFVDNTDVLTRPEITRAVSDLMRKPLPERL